From Pan troglodytes isolate AG18354 chromosome 9, NHGRI_mPanTro3-v2.0_pri, whole genome shotgun sequence, the proteins below share one genomic window:
- the BEST1 gene encoding bestrophin-1 isoform X3 has translation MTITYTSQVANARLGSFSRLLLCWRGSIYKLLYGEFLIFLLCYYIIRFIYRLALTEEQQLMFEKLTLYCDSYIQLIPISFVLGFYVTLVVTRWWNQYENLPWPDRLMSLVSGFVEGKDEQGRLLRRTLIRYANLGNVLILRSVSTAVYKRFPSAQHLVQAGFMTPAEHKQLEKLSLPHNMFWVPWVWFANLSMKAWLGGRIRDPILLQSLLNEMNTLRTQCGHLYAYDWISIPLVYTQVVTVAVYSFFLTCLVGRQFLNPAKAYPGHELDLVVPVFTFLQFFFYVGWLKVAEQLINPFGEDDDDFETNWIVDRNLQVSLLAVDEMHQDLPRMEPDMYWNKPEPQPPYTAASAQFRRASFMGSTFNISLNKEEMEFQPNQEDEEDAHAGIIGRFLGLQSHDHHPPRANSRTKLLWPKRESLLHEGLPKNHKAAKQNVRGQEDNKAWKLKAVDAFKSAPLYQRPGYYSAPQTPLSPTPMFFPLEPSAPSKLHSVTGIDTKDKSLKTVSSGAKKSFELLSESDGALMEHPEVSQVRRKTVEFNLTDMPEIPENHLKEPLEQSPTNIHTTLKDHMDPYWALENRDEAHS, from the exons ATGACCATCACCTACACAAGCCAAGTGGCTAATGCCCGCTTAGGCTCCTTCTCCCGCCTGCTGCTGTGCTGGCGGGGCAGCATCTACAAGCTGCTATATGGCGAGTTCTTAATCTTCCTGCTCTGCTACTACATCATCCGCTTTATTTATAG gcTGGCCCTCACGGAAGAACAACAGCTGATGTTTGAGAAACTGACTCTGTATTGCGACAGCTACATCCAGCTCATCCCCATTTCCTTCGTGCTGG GCTTCTACGTGACGCTGGTCGTGACCCGCTGGTGGAACCAGTACGAGAACCTGCCGTGGCCCGACCGCCTCATGAGCCTGGTGTCGGGCTTCGTCGAAGGCAAGGATGAGCAAGGCCGGCTGCTGCGGCGCACGCTCATCCGCTacgccaacctgggcaacgtgcTCATCCTGCGCAGCGTCAGCACCGCAGTCTACAAGCGCTTCCCCAGCGCCCAGCACCTGGTGCAAGCAG GCTTTATGACTCCGGCAGAACACAAGCAGTTGGAGAAACTGAGCCTACCACACAACATGTTCTGGGTGCCCTGGGTGTGGTTTGCCAACCTGTCAATGAAGGCGTGGCTTGGAGGTCGAATCCGGGACCCTATCCTGCTCCAGAGCCTGCTGAAC GAGATGAACACCTTGCGTACTCAGTGTGGACACCTGTATGCCTACGACTGGATTAGTATCCCACTGGTGTATACACAG gtggTGACTGTGGCGGTGTACAGCTTCTTCCTGACTTGTCTAGTTGGGCGGCAGTTTCTGAACCCAGCCAAGGCCTACCCTGGCCATGAGCTGGACCTCGTTGTGCCCGTCTTCACGTTCCTGCAGTTCTTCTTCTATGTTGGCTGGCTGAAG GTGGCAGAGCAGCTCATCAACCCCTTTGGagaggatgatgatgattttgAGACCAACTGGATTGTCGACAGGAATTTGCAG GTGTCCCTGTTGGCTGTGGATGAGATGCACCAGGACCTGCCTCGGATGGAGCCAGACATGTACTGGAATAAGCCTGAGCCACAGCCCCCCTACACAGCTGCTTCCGCCCAGTTCCGTCGAGCCTCCTTTATGGGCTCCACCTTCAACATCAG CCTGAACAAAGAGGAGATGGAGTTCCAGCCCAATCAGGAGGACGAGGAGGATGCTCACGCTGGCATCATTGGCCGCTTCCTAGGCCTGCAGTCCCATGATCACCATCCTCCCAGGGCAAACTCAAGGACCAAACTACTGTGGCCCAAGAGGGAATCCCTTCTCCACGAGGGCCTGCCCAAAAACCACAAGGCAGCCAAACAGAACGTTAGGGGCCAGGAAGACAACAAGGCCTGGAAGCTTAAGGCTGTGGACGCCTTCAAGTCTGCCCCACTGTATCAGAGGCCAGGCTACTACAGTGCCCCACAGACGCCCCTCAGCCCCACTCCCATGTTCTTCCCCCTAGAACCATCAGCGCCGTCAAAGCTTCACAGTGTCACAGGCATAGACACCAAAGACAAAAGCTTAAAGACTGTGAGTTCTGGGGCCAAGAAAAGTTTTGAATTGCTCTCAGAGAGCGATGGGGCCTTGATGGAGCACCCAGAAGTATCTCAAGTGAGGAGGAAAACCGTGGAGTTTAACCTGACGGATATGCCAGAGATCCCCGAAAATCACCTCAAAGAACCTTTGGAACAATCACCAACCAACATACACACTACACTCAAAGATCACATGGATCCTTATTGGGCCTTGGAAAACAG GGATGAAGCACATTCCTAA
- the BEST1 gene encoding bestrophin-1 isoform X1 produces the protein MTITYTSQVANARLGSFSRLLLCWRGSIYKLLYGEFLIFLLCYYIIRFIYRLALTEEQQLMFEKLTLYCDSYIQLIPISFVLGFYVTLVVTRWWNQYENLPWPDRLMSLVSGFVEGKDEQGRLLRRTLIRYANLGNVLILRSVSTAVYKRFPSAQHLVQAGFMTPAEHKQLEKLSLPHNMFWVPWVWFANLSMKAWLGGRIRDPILLQSLLNEMNTLRTQCGHLYAYDWISIPLVYTQVVTVAVYSFFLTCLVGRQFLNPAKAYPGHELDLVVPVFTFLQFFFYVGWLKVAEQLINPFGEDDDDFETNWIVDRNLQVSLLAVDEMHQDLPRMEPDMYWNKPEPQPPYTAASAQFRRASFMGSTFNISLNKEEMEFQPNQEDEEDAHAGIIGRFLGLQSHDHHPPRANSRTKLLWPKRESLLHEGLPKNHKAAKQNVRGQEDNKAWKLKAVDAFKSAPLYQRPGYYSAPQTPLSPTPMFFPLEPSAPSKLHSVTGIDTKDKSLKTVSSGAKKSFELLSESDGALMEHPEVSQVRRKTVEFNLTDMPEIPENHLKEPLEQSPTNIHTTLKDHMDPYWALENRSVLHLNQGHCIALCPTPASLALSLPFLHNFLGFHHCQSTLDLRPALAWGIYLATFTGILGKCSGPFLTSPWYHPEDFLGPGEGR, from the exons ATGACCATCACCTACACAAGCCAAGTGGCTAATGCCCGCTTAGGCTCCTTCTCCCGCCTGCTGCTGTGCTGGCGGGGCAGCATCTACAAGCTGCTATATGGCGAGTTCTTAATCTTCCTGCTCTGCTACTACATCATCCGCTTTATTTATAG gcTGGCCCTCACGGAAGAACAACAGCTGATGTTTGAGAAACTGACTCTGTATTGCGACAGCTACATCCAGCTCATCCCCATTTCCTTCGTGCTGG GCTTCTACGTGACGCTGGTCGTGACCCGCTGGTGGAACCAGTACGAGAACCTGCCGTGGCCCGACCGCCTCATGAGCCTGGTGTCGGGCTTCGTCGAAGGCAAGGATGAGCAAGGCCGGCTGCTGCGGCGCACGCTCATCCGCTacgccaacctgggcaacgtgcTCATCCTGCGCAGCGTCAGCACCGCAGTCTACAAGCGCTTCCCCAGCGCCCAGCACCTGGTGCAAGCAG GCTTTATGACTCCGGCAGAACACAAGCAGTTGGAGAAACTGAGCCTACCACACAACATGTTCTGGGTGCCCTGGGTGTGGTTTGCCAACCTGTCAATGAAGGCGTGGCTTGGAGGTCGAATCCGGGACCCTATCCTGCTCCAGAGCCTGCTGAAC GAGATGAACACCTTGCGTACTCAGTGTGGACACCTGTATGCCTACGACTGGATTAGTATCCCACTGGTGTATACACAG gtggTGACTGTGGCGGTGTACAGCTTCTTCCTGACTTGTCTAGTTGGGCGGCAGTTTCTGAACCCAGCCAAGGCCTACCCTGGCCATGAGCTGGACCTCGTTGTGCCCGTCTTCACGTTCCTGCAGTTCTTCTTCTATGTTGGCTGGCTGAAG GTGGCAGAGCAGCTCATCAACCCCTTTGGagaggatgatgatgattttgAGACCAACTGGATTGTCGACAGGAATTTGCAG GTGTCCCTGTTGGCTGTGGATGAGATGCACCAGGACCTGCCTCGGATGGAGCCAGACATGTACTGGAATAAGCCTGAGCCACAGCCCCCCTACACAGCTGCTTCCGCCCAGTTCCGTCGAGCCTCCTTTATGGGCTCCACCTTCAACATCAG CCTGAACAAAGAGGAGATGGAGTTCCAGCCCAATCAGGAGGACGAGGAGGATGCTCACGCTGGCATCATTGGCCGCTTCCTAGGCCTGCAGTCCCATGATCACCATCCTCCCAGGGCAAACTCAAGGACCAAACTACTGTGGCCCAAGAGGGAATCCCTTCTCCACGAGGGCCTGCCCAAAAACCACAAGGCAGCCAAACAGAACGTTAGGGGCCAGGAAGACAACAAGGCCTGGAAGCTTAAGGCTGTGGACGCCTTCAAGTCTGCCCCACTGTATCAGAGGCCAGGCTACTACAGTGCCCCACAGACGCCCCTCAGCCCCACTCCCATGTTCTTCCCCCTAGAACCATCAGCGCCGTCAAAGCTTCACAGTGTCACAGGCATAGACACCAAAGACAAAAGCTTAAAGACTGTGAGTTCTGGGGCCAAGAAAAGTTTTGAATTGCTCTCAGAGAGCGATGGGGCCTTGATGGAGCACCCAGAAGTATCTCAAGTGAGGAGGAAAACCGTGGAGTTTAACCTGACGGATATGCCAGAGATCCCCGAAAATCACCTCAAAGAACCTTTGGAACAATCACCAACCAACATACACACTACACTCAAAGATCACATGGATCCTTATTGGGCCTTGGAAAACAGGTCTGTCCTCCACCTGAACCAGGGGCACTGCATTGCCCTGTGCCCCACCCCAGCTTCCCTTGCTCTGAGCCTACCCTTCCTCCACAATTTCCTAGGGTTCCATCACTGCCAGAGCACACTGGACCTACGCCCAGCACTGGCTTGGGGTATATACTTGGCCACCTTCACAGGGATCCTAGGGAAGTGTTCGGGACCTTTTCTCACTTCACCCTGGTATCACCCAGAAGACTTCTTGGGACCAGGTGAAGGAAGATGA
- the FTH1 gene encoding ferritin heavy chain: MTTASTSQVRQNYHQDSEAAINRQINLELYASYVYLSMSYYFDRDDVALKNFAKYFLHQSHEEREHAEKLMKLQNQRGGRIFLQDIKKPDCDDWESGLNAMECALHLEKNVNQSLLELHKLATDKNDPHLCDFIETHYLNEQVKAIKELGDHVTNLRKMGAPESGLAEYLFDKHTLGDSDNES; the protein is encoded by the exons ATGACGACCGCGTCCACCTCGCAGGTGCGCCAGAACTACCACCAGGACTCAGAGGCCGCCATCAACCGCCAGATCAACCTGGAGCTCTACGCCTCCTACGTTTACCTGTCCATG TCTTACTACTTTGACCGCGATGATGTGGCTTTGAAGAACTTTGCCAAATACTTTCTTCACCAATCTCATGAGGAGAGAGAACATGCTGAGAAACTGATGAAGCTGCAGAACCAACGAGGTGGCCGAATCTTCCTTCAGGATATCAAG AAACCAGACTGTGATGACTGGGAGAGCGGGCTGAATGCGATGGAGTGTGcattacatttggaaaaaaatgtgaatcaGTCACTACTGGAACTGCACAAACTGGCCACTGACAAAAATGACCCCCAT TTGTGTGACTTCATTGAGACACATTACCTGAATGAGCAGGTGAAAGCCATCAAAGAATTGGGTGACCACGTGACCAACTTGCGCAAGATGGGAGCGCCCGAATCTGGCTTGGCAGAATATCTCTTTGACAAGCACACCCTGGGAGACAGTGATAATGAAAGCTAA
- the BEST1 gene encoding bestrophin-1 isoform X5, with amino-acid sequence MQAPSFGPPFNPKRDHYPSRLALTEEQQLMFEKLTLYCDSYIQLIPISFVLGFYVTLVVTRWWNQYENLPWPDRLMSLVSGFVEGKDEQGRLLRRTLIRYANLGNVLILRSVSTAVYKRFPSAQHLVQAGFMTPAEHKQLEKLSLPHNMFWVPWVWFANLSMKAWLGGRIRDPILLQSLLNEMNTLRTQCGHLYAYDWISIPLVYTQVVTVAVYSFFLTCLVGRQFLNPAKAYPGHELDLVVPVFTFLQFFFYVGWLKVAEQLINPFGEDDDDFETNWIVDRNLQVSLLAVDEMHQDLPRMEPDMYWNKPEPQPPYTAASAQFRRASFMGSTFNISLNKEEMEFQPNQEDEEDAHAGIIGRFLGLQSHDHHPPRANSRTKLLWPKRESLLHEGLPKNHKAAKQNVRGQEDNKAWKLKAVDAFKSAPLYQRPGYYSAPQTPLSPTPMFFPLEPSAPSKLHSVTGIDTKDKSLKTVSSGAKKSFELLSESDGALMEHPEVSQVRRKTVEFNLTDMPEIPENHLKEPLEQSPTNIHTTLKDHMDPYWALENRDEAHS; translated from the exons gcTGGCCCTCACGGAAGAACAACAGCTGATGTTTGAGAAACTGACTCTGTATTGCGACAGCTACATCCAGCTCATCCCCATTTCCTTCGTGCTGG GCTTCTACGTGACGCTGGTCGTGACCCGCTGGTGGAACCAGTACGAGAACCTGCCGTGGCCCGACCGCCTCATGAGCCTGGTGTCGGGCTTCGTCGAAGGCAAGGATGAGCAAGGCCGGCTGCTGCGGCGCACGCTCATCCGCTacgccaacctgggcaacgtgcTCATCCTGCGCAGCGTCAGCACCGCAGTCTACAAGCGCTTCCCCAGCGCCCAGCACCTGGTGCAAGCAG GCTTTATGACTCCGGCAGAACACAAGCAGTTGGAGAAACTGAGCCTACCACACAACATGTTCTGGGTGCCCTGGGTGTGGTTTGCCAACCTGTCAATGAAGGCGTGGCTTGGAGGTCGAATCCGGGACCCTATCCTGCTCCAGAGCCTGCTGAAC GAGATGAACACCTTGCGTACTCAGTGTGGACACCTGTATGCCTACGACTGGATTAGTATCCCACTGGTGTATACACAG gtggTGACTGTGGCGGTGTACAGCTTCTTCCTGACTTGTCTAGTTGGGCGGCAGTTTCTGAACCCAGCCAAGGCCTACCCTGGCCATGAGCTGGACCTCGTTGTGCCCGTCTTCACGTTCCTGCAGTTCTTCTTCTATGTTGGCTGGCTGAAG GTGGCAGAGCAGCTCATCAACCCCTTTGGagaggatgatgatgattttgAGACCAACTGGATTGTCGACAGGAATTTGCAG GTGTCCCTGTTGGCTGTGGATGAGATGCACCAGGACCTGCCTCGGATGGAGCCAGACATGTACTGGAATAAGCCTGAGCCACAGCCCCCCTACACAGCTGCTTCCGCCCAGTTCCGTCGAGCCTCCTTTATGGGCTCCACCTTCAACATCAG CCTGAACAAAGAGGAGATGGAGTTCCAGCCCAATCAGGAGGACGAGGAGGATGCTCACGCTGGCATCATTGGCCGCTTCCTAGGCCTGCAGTCCCATGATCACCATCCTCCCAGGGCAAACTCAAGGACCAAACTACTGTGGCCCAAGAGGGAATCCCTTCTCCACGAGGGCCTGCCCAAAAACCACAAGGCAGCCAAACAGAACGTTAGGGGCCAGGAAGACAACAAGGCCTGGAAGCTTAAGGCTGTGGACGCCTTCAAGTCTGCCCCACTGTATCAGAGGCCAGGCTACTACAGTGCCCCACAGACGCCCCTCAGCCCCACTCCCATGTTCTTCCCCCTAGAACCATCAGCGCCGTCAAAGCTTCACAGTGTCACAGGCATAGACACCAAAGACAAAAGCTTAAAGACTGTGAGTTCTGGGGCCAAGAAAAGTTTTGAATTGCTCTCAGAGAGCGATGGGGCCTTGATGGAGCACCCAGAAGTATCTCAAGTGAGGAGGAAAACCGTGGAGTTTAACCTGACGGATATGCCAGAGATCCCCGAAAATCACCTCAAAGAACCTTTGGAACAATCACCAACCAACATACACACTACACTCAAAGATCACATGGATCCTTATTGGGCCTTGGAAAACAG GGATGAAGCACATTCCTAA
- the BEST1 gene encoding bestrophin-1 isoform X2: MFEKLTLYCDSYIQLIPISFVLGFYVTLVVTRWWNQYENLPWPDRLMSLVSGFVEGKDEQGRLLRRTLIRYANLGNVLILRSVSTAVYKRFPSAQHLVQAGFMTPAEHKQLEKLSLPHNMFWVPWVWFANLSMKAWLGGRIRDPILLQSLLNEMNTLRTQCGHLYAYDWISIPLVYTQVVTVAVYSFFLTCLVGRQFLNPAKAYPGHELDLVVPVFTFLQFFFYVGWLKVAEQLINPFGEDDDDFETNWIVDRNLQVSLLAVDEMHQDLPRMEPDMYWNKPEPQPPYTAASAQFRRASFMGSTFNISLNKEEMEFQPNQEDEEDAHAGIIGRFLGLQSHDHHPPRANSRTKLLWPKRESLLHEGLPKNHKAAKQNVRGQEDNKAWKLKAVDAFKSAPLYQRPGYYSAPQTPLSPTPMFFPLEPSAPSKLHSVTGIDTKDKSLKTVSSGAKKSFELLSESDGALMEHPEVSQVRRKTVEFNLTDMPEIPENHLKEPLEQSPTNIHTTLKDHMDPYWALENRSVLHLNQGHCIALCPTPASLALSLPFLHNFLGFHHCQSTLDLRPALAWGIYLATFTGILGKCSGPFLTSPWYHPEDFLGPGEGR, encoded by the exons ATGTTTGAGAAACTGACTCTGTATTGCGACAGCTACATCCAGCTCATCCCCATTTCCTTCGTGCTGG GCTTCTACGTGACGCTGGTCGTGACCCGCTGGTGGAACCAGTACGAGAACCTGCCGTGGCCCGACCGCCTCATGAGCCTGGTGTCGGGCTTCGTCGAAGGCAAGGATGAGCAAGGCCGGCTGCTGCGGCGCACGCTCATCCGCTacgccaacctgggcaacgtgcTCATCCTGCGCAGCGTCAGCACCGCAGTCTACAAGCGCTTCCCCAGCGCCCAGCACCTGGTGCAAGCAG GCTTTATGACTCCGGCAGAACACAAGCAGTTGGAGAAACTGAGCCTACCACACAACATGTTCTGGGTGCCCTGGGTGTGGTTTGCCAACCTGTCAATGAAGGCGTGGCTTGGAGGTCGAATCCGGGACCCTATCCTGCTCCAGAGCCTGCTGAAC GAGATGAACACCTTGCGTACTCAGTGTGGACACCTGTATGCCTACGACTGGATTAGTATCCCACTGGTGTATACACAG gtggTGACTGTGGCGGTGTACAGCTTCTTCCTGACTTGTCTAGTTGGGCGGCAGTTTCTGAACCCAGCCAAGGCCTACCCTGGCCATGAGCTGGACCTCGTTGTGCCCGTCTTCACGTTCCTGCAGTTCTTCTTCTATGTTGGCTGGCTGAAG GTGGCAGAGCAGCTCATCAACCCCTTTGGagaggatgatgatgattttgAGACCAACTGGATTGTCGACAGGAATTTGCAG GTGTCCCTGTTGGCTGTGGATGAGATGCACCAGGACCTGCCTCGGATGGAGCCAGACATGTACTGGAATAAGCCTGAGCCACAGCCCCCCTACACAGCTGCTTCCGCCCAGTTCCGTCGAGCCTCCTTTATGGGCTCCACCTTCAACATCAG CCTGAACAAAGAGGAGATGGAGTTCCAGCCCAATCAGGAGGACGAGGAGGATGCTCACGCTGGCATCATTGGCCGCTTCCTAGGCCTGCAGTCCCATGATCACCATCCTCCCAGGGCAAACTCAAGGACCAAACTACTGTGGCCCAAGAGGGAATCCCTTCTCCACGAGGGCCTGCCCAAAAACCACAAGGCAGCCAAACAGAACGTTAGGGGCCAGGAAGACAACAAGGCCTGGAAGCTTAAGGCTGTGGACGCCTTCAAGTCTGCCCCACTGTATCAGAGGCCAGGCTACTACAGTGCCCCACAGACGCCCCTCAGCCCCACTCCCATGTTCTTCCCCCTAGAACCATCAGCGCCGTCAAAGCTTCACAGTGTCACAGGCATAGACACCAAAGACAAAAGCTTAAAGACTGTGAGTTCTGGGGCCAAGAAAAGTTTTGAATTGCTCTCAGAGAGCGATGGGGCCTTGATGGAGCACCCAGAAGTATCTCAAGTGAGGAGGAAAACCGTGGAGTTTAACCTGACGGATATGCCAGAGATCCCCGAAAATCACCTCAAAGAACCTTTGGAACAATCACCAACCAACATACACACTACACTCAAAGATCACATGGATCCTTATTGGGCCTTGGAAAACAGGTCTGTCCTCCACCTGAACCAGGGGCACTGCATTGCCCTGTGCCCCACCCCAGCTTCCCTTGCTCTGAGCCTACCCTTCCTCCACAATTTCCTAGGGTTCCATCACTGCCAGAGCACACTGGACCTACGCCCAGCACTGGCTTGGGGTATATACTTGGCCACCTTCACAGGGATCCTAGGGAAGTGTTCGGGACCTTTTCTCACTTCACCCTGGTATCACCCAGAAGACTTCTTGGGACCAGGTGAAGGAAGATGA
- the BEST1 gene encoding bestrophin-1 isoform X4: MFEKLTLYCDSYIQLIPISFVLGFYVTLVVTRWWNQYENLPWPDRLMSLVSGFVEGKDEQGRLLRRTLIRYANLGNVLILRSVSTAVYKRFPSAQHLVQAGFMTPAEHKQLEKLSLPHNMFWVPWVWFANLSMKAWLGGRIRDPILLQSLLNEMNTLRTQCGHLYAYDWISIPLVYTQVVTVAVYSFFLTCLVGRQFLNPAKAYPGHELDLVVPVFTFLQFFFYVGWLKVAEQLINPFGEDDDDFETNWIVDRNLQVSLLAVDEMHQDLPRMEPDMYWNKPEPQPPYTAASAQFRRASFMGSTFNISLNKEEMEFQPNQEDEEDAHAGIIGRFLGLQSHDHHPPRANSRTKLLWPKRESLLHEGLPKNHKAAKQNVRGQEDNKAWKLKAVDAFKSAPLYQRPGYYSAPQTPLSPTPMFFPLEPSAPSKLHSVTGIDTKDKSLKTVSSGAKKSFELLSESDGALMEHPEVSQVRRKTVEFNLTDMPEIPENHLKEPLEQSPTNIHTTLKDHMDPYWALENRDEAHS, encoded by the exons ATGTTTGAGAAACTGACTCTGTATTGCGACAGCTACATCCAGCTCATCCCCATTTCCTTCGTGCTGG GCTTCTACGTGACGCTGGTCGTGACCCGCTGGTGGAACCAGTACGAGAACCTGCCGTGGCCCGACCGCCTCATGAGCCTGGTGTCGGGCTTCGTCGAAGGCAAGGATGAGCAAGGCCGGCTGCTGCGGCGCACGCTCATCCGCTacgccaacctgggcaacgtgcTCATCCTGCGCAGCGTCAGCACCGCAGTCTACAAGCGCTTCCCCAGCGCCCAGCACCTGGTGCAAGCAG GCTTTATGACTCCGGCAGAACACAAGCAGTTGGAGAAACTGAGCCTACCACACAACATGTTCTGGGTGCCCTGGGTGTGGTTTGCCAACCTGTCAATGAAGGCGTGGCTTGGAGGTCGAATCCGGGACCCTATCCTGCTCCAGAGCCTGCTGAAC GAGATGAACACCTTGCGTACTCAGTGTGGACACCTGTATGCCTACGACTGGATTAGTATCCCACTGGTGTATACACAG gtggTGACTGTGGCGGTGTACAGCTTCTTCCTGACTTGTCTAGTTGGGCGGCAGTTTCTGAACCCAGCCAAGGCCTACCCTGGCCATGAGCTGGACCTCGTTGTGCCCGTCTTCACGTTCCTGCAGTTCTTCTTCTATGTTGGCTGGCTGAAG GTGGCAGAGCAGCTCATCAACCCCTTTGGagaggatgatgatgattttgAGACCAACTGGATTGTCGACAGGAATTTGCAG GTGTCCCTGTTGGCTGTGGATGAGATGCACCAGGACCTGCCTCGGATGGAGCCAGACATGTACTGGAATAAGCCTGAGCCACAGCCCCCCTACACAGCTGCTTCCGCCCAGTTCCGTCGAGCCTCCTTTATGGGCTCCACCTTCAACATCAG CCTGAACAAAGAGGAGATGGAGTTCCAGCCCAATCAGGAGGACGAGGAGGATGCTCACGCTGGCATCATTGGCCGCTTCCTAGGCCTGCAGTCCCATGATCACCATCCTCCCAGGGCAAACTCAAGGACCAAACTACTGTGGCCCAAGAGGGAATCCCTTCTCCACGAGGGCCTGCCCAAAAACCACAAGGCAGCCAAACAGAACGTTAGGGGCCAGGAAGACAACAAGGCCTGGAAGCTTAAGGCTGTGGACGCCTTCAAGTCTGCCCCACTGTATCAGAGGCCAGGCTACTACAGTGCCCCACAGACGCCCCTCAGCCCCACTCCCATGTTCTTCCCCCTAGAACCATCAGCGCCGTCAAAGCTTCACAGTGTCACAGGCATAGACACCAAAGACAAAAGCTTAAAGACTGTGAGTTCTGGGGCCAAGAAAAGTTTTGAATTGCTCTCAGAGAGCGATGGGGCCTTGATGGAGCACCCAGAAGTATCTCAAGTGAGGAGGAAAACCGTGGAGTTTAACCTGACGGATATGCCAGAGATCCCCGAAAATCACCTCAAAGAACCTTTGGAACAATCACCAACCAACATACACACTACACTCAAAGATCACATGGATCCTTATTGGGCCTTGGAAAACAG GGATGAAGCACATTCCTAA
- the LOC104001207 gene encoding uncharacterized protein LOC104001207, whose amino-acid sequence MAATKERRRRRRWLRGAGAAAGALGQSEGAVKSRVGVRPAPANQRCPPRARSFRWARDPAPAVGEGRPLEALARSGGARERGPLRRSPCDTLLQIGKLQIGKVEGGDAVLRWSSAFSLPQSPGRSAMEKWGARRVSGPPLPFRLLRPRLPLAESKYGSVCSFCNKGWAGRVSLGMGTASPGSRGGEPPGPPRESLVSLRTQGTHLGLERRNDVDLKAKPMLRTFQNGLLSAPLTGASGFGGPVGQPWGVIGEKLTGLMAGDR is encoded by the exons ATGGCGGCGACTAAggagaggcggcggcggcggcggtggctgCGCGGCGCTGGAGCGGCGGCGGGGGCCTTGGGGCAGTCCGAGGGTGCGGTGAAGAG CCGCGTCGGCGTCAGGCCCGCCCCGGCCAATCAGCGCTGCCCGCCCCGAGCCCGCTCCTTCCGGTGGGCGCGGGACCCCGCCCCTGCTGTGGGGGAGGGGCGGCCGCTGGAGGCCCTCGCGCGCTCTGGCGGAGCTCGGGAGCGGGGACCG CTGCGGAGAAGCCCTTGTGACACCTTGCTGCAGATTGGGAAGCTGCAGAttgggaaggtggaaggtggagaCGCGGTCCTTAGGTGGTCGAGCGCATTTTCTCTTCCTCAGAGTCCAGGAAGGAGCGCGATGGAGAAGTGGGGCGCACGGCGGGTTTCGGGTCCGCCCCTGCCCTTCCGACTCCTCCGACCACGTCTGCCTTTGGCTGAAAGCAAATATGGCTCCGTGTGCAGTTTCTGCAACAAAGGCTGGGCGGGCCGGGTTTCCCTAGGGATGGGGACCGCCTCCCCGGGGAGTCGTGGGGGTGAGCCACCGGGGCCTCCGAGAGAATCGCTGGTGTCGCTTCGCACCCAAGGGACACATCTCGGGTTAGAAAGGAGAAACGACGTGGATCTAAAGGCGAAGCCCATGCTGAGGACTTTTCAAAATGGCCTCTTATCGGCCCCACTCACAGGAGCTTCAGGCTTCGGTGGCCCTGTAGGACAACCCTGGGGTGTCATTGGAGAGAAGCTGACGGGGTTAATGGCGGGTGACAGGTGA